A single region of the Pseudomonas mandelii genome encodes:
- a CDS encoding sigma 54-interacting transcriptional regulator, giving the protein MSFEAFGQPLLTFPDAEKSPLSIRAKALVFVDPRSRQLRLELEQLAPRSISVLIRGETGSGKELLARHIHRASDRGGLFVSVNCGAISPTYADAELFGYAAGSYSGSASSRAGWFGSANGGTLYLDEIGDLPLPIQIKLLAALENHEVTRVGAQQPSPVDVRLVAATSIDLAQAVAAGKFHERLYHYLSEGQLELPALRDRVGDILSLSEYFLGIYSQRLDLPVPLISEAAQLVLERHSWPGNTRELENVIHFALLVSTGDEILPEHLNLPEVPVSLVQIEQQIAQVSKNGTADERSALKDLLESFSRML; this is encoded by the coding sequence TGGTGTTTGTCGATCCACGTTCCCGGCAGTTGCGCCTGGAGCTGGAACAACTGGCGCCGCGCTCGATCTCGGTGTTGATCCGTGGTGAAACCGGCAGCGGCAAGGAATTGCTTGCGCGGCACATCCATCGTGCCAGTGATCGCGGCGGGTTATTCGTCTCGGTCAACTGCGGCGCCATCAGCCCGACCTATGCTGACGCCGAACTGTTCGGCTATGCCGCCGGCAGTTACAGCGGATCGGCCAGCAGCCGCGCGGGGTGGTTCGGTTCGGCCAATGGCGGCACGCTCTATCTGGATGAGATCGGCGACTTGCCGCTGCCGATCCAGATCAAATTGCTCGCCGCCCTGGAAAACCACGAAGTCACCCGCGTTGGCGCTCAGCAACCGAGCCCGGTGGACGTGCGCCTGGTGGCGGCCACCAGTATCGATCTGGCCCAGGCGGTGGCGGCCGGGAAATTCCATGAGCGTCTTTATCACTACCTCAGCGAAGGTCAACTCGAACTGCCGGCATTGCGTGACAGGGTCGGGGATATTTTGTCACTGTCAGAATATTTCCTCGGCATCTACAGTCAGCGCCTCGACCTGCCGGTGCCGCTGATCAGTGAGGCCGCGCAGTTGGTGCTGGAGCGGCACAGTTGGCCGGGCAATACCCGGGAGCTGGAGAATGTCATTCACTTTGCGCTGCTGGTCAGTACCGGCGACGAGATTTTGCCGGAGCATTTGAATTTGCCTGAAGTGCCTGTGTCGTTGGTGCAGATTGAGCAGCAGATCGCGCAAGTGAGCAAAAACGGCACGGCTGACGAGCGTTCGGCGCTAAAGGATCTGCTCGAAAGCTTTAGCCGAATGCTTTAA
- a CDS encoding MetQ/NlpA family ABC transporter substrate-binding protein, giving the protein MKKVLLFTALAAALTAGLAQAGEKLVVAATPVPHAEILELIKPTLAKEGVDLEIKVFTDYVQPNVQVDQKRLDANYFQTLPYLKSFNEGKGTNLVTVIGVHVEPFGGYSKKVKTLAELKDGATIAIPNEGSNSGRALILLQKAGLIELKDPKNALATPKDIAKNPHNFKFKELESAMLPRVLDQVDLDMINTNYALEAGLNPAKDALVIEGADSPYVNFLVARPDNKDSVAIQKLAKALTSPEVKAFIEKKYSGAVLPAF; this is encoded by the coding sequence ATGAAAAAGGTTCTGTTGTTCACCGCACTGGCGGCTGCCCTGACCGCGGGCCTGGCCCAGGCTGGCGAGAAACTGGTGGTGGCGGCGACCCCGGTTCCACACGCCGAGATTCTGGAACTGATCAAGCCAACCCTCGCCAAAGAAGGCGTGGACCTGGAAATCAAAGTGTTCACCGACTACGTTCAGCCGAACGTACAGGTCGATCAGAAGCGTCTGGACGCCAACTACTTCCAGACCCTGCCGTACCTGAAAAGCTTCAACGAAGGCAAAGGCACTAATCTGGTAACCGTGATCGGCGTGCACGTCGAACCATTCGGCGGCTACTCGAAGAAAGTCAAAACCCTGGCTGAGCTGAAAGACGGCGCGACCATCGCCATCCCGAACGAAGGCAGCAACAGCGGCCGTGCCCTGATCCTGCTGCAGAAGGCTGGCCTGATCGAGTTGAAAGACCCGAAAAACGCTCTGGCTACGCCGAAAGACATCGCCAAGAACCCGCACAACTTCAAGTTCAAGGAATTGGAATCGGCCATGCTGCCGCGTGTGCTGGATCAGGTCGACCTGGACATGATCAACACCAACTACGCGCTGGAAGCAGGTCTGAACCCGGCTAAAGATGCGCTGGTGATTGAAGGTGCCGATTCGCCTTACGTGAACTTCCTGGTGGCTCGTCCGGACAACAAGGACAGCGTTGCCATCCAGAAACTGGCCAAAGCCCTGACCAGCCCGGAAGTCAAAGCATTCATCGAGAAGAAGTACAGCGGCGCGGTACTGCCGGCGTTCTGA
- a CDS encoding efflux RND transporter periplasmic adaptor subunit: MKRLLLVCTAMMLAACSKEEPPPEPIRPVLSVKVESLDEEHLGRFAGSIQARYESNVGFRVPGRIASRNVDVGAEVEKGALLATLDPTDQQNQLRSAQGDLASVQAQYINAQASARRQQELFDRGVGAQAQLDVAQTDLKTTQASLDQAKAAVDQAKDQLNYVELRSDHKAIVTAWNAEAGQVVTAGQQVVTLAQPDIKEAVIDLPDTLVDQLPSDVVFQVAAQLDPSINTTATVREIEPQAQSATRTRRARLTLTDTPPGFRLGTAISVTLSSAIKPRIELPLSALQEVGGQSRIWVVDTQTQTVAPRDVNLLSRTDSTMVLANGVKSGERVVSAGVNSLKPGQKVKIDEDSPQ; the protein is encoded by the coding sequence ATGAAGCGTCTGTTACTGGTGTGCACGGCGATGATGCTGGCGGCTTGCTCGAAAGAGGAACCGCCGCCGGAGCCGATACGTCCGGTGCTGTCGGTCAAGGTCGAATCGCTGGACGAGGAACATCTCGGCCGCTTCGCCGGCAGCATCCAGGCCCGCTATGAAAGCAATGTCGGGTTCCGCGTGCCGGGGCGCATCGCCAGCCGTAACGTCGATGTCGGTGCCGAAGTGGAAAAGGGCGCGCTGCTCGCCACCCTGGACCCCACCGATCAGCAGAATCAGCTGCGTTCCGCCCAGGGCGATCTGGCCAGCGTCCAGGCGCAATACATCAACGCCCAGGCCAGCGCCCGGCGGCAGCAGGAATTGTTCGATCGCGGCGTCGGCGCCCAGGCGCAACTCGATGTCGCGCAGACCGACCTGAAGACCACCCAGGCCTCTCTCGATCAAGCGAAGGCGGCGGTCGATCAGGCCAAGGATCAGCTCAACTATGTCGAATTGCGCTCGGACCACAAAGCCATCGTCACCGCGTGGAATGCCGAAGCCGGGCAAGTCGTCACCGCCGGCCAGCAAGTGGTGACCCTGGCGCAGCCGGACATCAAGGAAGCGGTGATCGACCTGCCGGACACCCTGGTCGACCAACTCCCGAGCGACGTCGTCTTTCAAGTTGCGGCGCAACTGGACCCGAGTATCAACACGACGGCCACTGTTCGTGAAATCGAGCCCCAGGCCCAGAGTGCGACCCGTACCCGTCGAGCCCGCCTGACCCTGACAGACACACCGCCCGGTTTTCGCCTGGGCACAGCGATCAGCGTCACCCTCAGCTCCGCGATCAAACCCCGCATCGAACTGCCCTTGAGTGCGCTACAGGAGGTCGGTGGGCAATCGCGCATCTGGGTCGTCGATACGCAGACCCAGACCGTTGCCCCACGGGACGTCAACCTTCTCAGCCGCACCGATTCGACCATGGTCCTGGCCAACGGTGTGAAGTCGGGTGAGCGGGTGGTCAGCGCGGGTGTGAACAGCCTGAAACCGGGACAGAAAGTGAAAATCGACGAGGACAGCCCCCAATGA
- a CDS encoding efflux RND transporter periplasmic adaptor subunit produces the protein MAGPGLKIAVGLSLLALLTACGDKKPVEKDRPRVFVQEVKPLDYAASVTLTGDVQARVQTELSFRVGGKIIQRMVDVGDRVSAKQVLARLDPKDLQTSVNSAQAQVTAEQARVKQTAAAFVRQQKLLPKGYTSQSEYDSAQAALRSSQSALTAAQAQLANAREQLGYTALIAEAPGVITARQAEVGQVVQATVPIFSLARDGERDAVFNVYESLLAEAPEDKTIVVSLLDNPSIKTTGTVREITPAVSAQTGTVQVKVTLDSLPEGMQLGSVVSATAKTPGKSAVELPWSALTKNLSDPAVWLVDGEGKAQLHNVTVGRYLTGKVIISAGLQSGEKVVIAGGQLLHPGVKVEIAENTYKDLAVEAQP, from the coding sequence ATGGCTGGTCCCGGATTGAAAATAGCGGTTGGTCTGAGCCTCCTTGCACTACTGACCGCGTGTGGCGATAAAAAACCGGTCGAGAAGGACCGTCCACGGGTCTTCGTCCAGGAGGTCAAACCCTTGGATTACGCCGCGTCGGTGACGCTCACCGGCGATGTTCAGGCCCGGGTCCAGACTGAGTTGTCGTTCCGCGTGGGCGGCAAGATCATTCAGCGCATGGTCGATGTCGGTGACCGAGTGTCGGCCAAACAAGTGCTGGCCAGACTCGATCCCAAAGACCTGCAGACCAGCGTCAATTCGGCCCAGGCCCAAGTCACCGCCGAGCAGGCCCGGGTCAAGCAGACCGCCGCCGCGTTTGTCCGCCAGCAAAAACTCCTGCCCAAGGGCTACACCAGCCAAAGCGAATACGATTCCGCGCAAGCCGCCTTGCGCAGCAGTCAGAGCGCGCTGACCGCTGCTCAGGCGCAGCTTGCCAACGCTCGCGAACAACTCGGCTACACCGCGCTGATTGCCGAGGCGCCAGGCGTGATTACGGCGCGTCAGGCCGAGGTCGGCCAGGTGGTGCAGGCGACGGTGCCGATTTTCAGCCTGGCGCGCGATGGTGAGCGTGACGCGGTGTTCAACGTCTACGAATCGCTGCTGGCCGAGGCGCCGGAGGATAAAACCATCGTGGTCAGCCTGCTCGACAACCCGTCGATCAAAACCACTGGCACCGTGCGGGAGATCACCCCGGCGGTGTCCGCGCAGACCGGCACCGTGCAAGTCAAAGTCACCCTCGACAGCCTGCCCGAGGGCATGCAACTGGGCTCGGTGGTAAGCGCTACGGCCAAGACTCCGGGCAAGTCCGCCGTGGAATTGCCGTGGTCGGCCCTGACCAAAAACCTCAGCGATCCGGCGGTATGGCTGGTGGATGGCGAGGGCAAGGCGCAACTGCACAATGTTACGGTCGGTCGTTACCTGACCGGCAAAGTGATCATCAGCGCCGGCCTGCAGAGCGGCGAGAAAGTCGTCATCGCGGGCGGTCAGTTGCTGCACCCCGGCGTGAAAGTTGAAATCGCCGAAAACACCTACAAGGATCTTGCTGTGGAAGCTCAGCCATGA